Proteins encoded by one window of Silvibacterium dinghuense:
- a CDS encoding lactonase family protein, which translates to MVVLLLMAGCGKFFVSESSGSSGSSGTGNYLYVANATTGSVAGFSLSSSGLAVTSNSPYSLGVAPSSIAATPNGAFTYVASLAGAIYGYSVGTGGALSLLNSGSAVVSQISPNAIAIDPTGKWLVAVDLTPTAYLFSINTSTGLLTSAGNIALDSGSPNAITFTPAGTLAYVSLGTGGVDILTFNASTGALGKSNLILKPKSTNNADYGLAVDPESKYLFVTETGLNGVRVLSIASNGGLTEISGSPYATGLGPVAVLVDSTGSYVYVANRTDGTISAFTLTSSTGALSKISGSPFTTGTNPASLVEDQTDAYLAVANSGGSPDLQVFTIGSGTGALTSLATATTGTDPTGALAVVSAK; encoded by the coding sequence TTGGTCGTCCTGCTGCTGATGGCCGGCTGCGGTAAGTTCTTTGTGTCGGAATCGTCGGGGAGCAGTGGCAGCAGCGGCACCGGCAATTACCTTTATGTAGCGAATGCGACGACGGGTTCAGTGGCAGGGTTTTCGCTCAGCTCCAGCGGCCTCGCCGTGACCTCGAACTCGCCCTATTCCCTCGGTGTTGCGCCCAGCTCGATTGCAGCGACGCCAAATGGCGCCTTTACCTACGTCGCCAGCCTTGCCGGTGCGATTTATGGCTATTCCGTCGGCACCGGCGGCGCGCTTTCGCTGTTGAACAGCGGCAGCGCCGTGGTTTCGCAGATCAGCCCCAATGCGATCGCCATCGATCCTACCGGCAAGTGGCTGGTTGCCGTCGATCTCACGCCCACGGCCTACCTGTTTTCGATCAACACCTCCACCGGCCTGCTTACCTCGGCGGGCAATATCGCTCTCGACTCCGGGAGTCCGAACGCCATCACCTTCACCCCGGCCGGAACGCTGGCCTATGTCTCGCTGGGCACCGGCGGGGTGGACATCCTGACCTTCAATGCCTCGACGGGCGCGCTCGGGAAAAGCAACCTGATCCTCAAGCCGAAGAGCACAAACAATGCCGATTATGGCCTCGCCGTCGATCCCGAGAGCAAGTATCTGTTTGTCACCGAGACGGGCCTGAACGGCGTTCGTGTGTTGTCGATTGCCTCGAACGGGGGACTGACGGAGATTTCCGGTTCGCCCTATGCGACCGGACTCGGACCAGTCGCCGTGCTGGTGGATTCGACCGGCAGCTACGTCTATGTGGCCAACCGTACGGACGGCACGATCAGCGCTTTTACCCTGACCAGCAGTACGGGGGCGCTCAGCAAGATCAGCGGCTCTCCGTTTACCACAGGCACTAACCCAGCGAGCCTTGTTGAAGATCAGACCGATGCCTATCTCGCTGTCGCCAATTCCGGCGGCTCACCCGACCTGCAGGTCTTTACCATCGGCAGCGGAACCGGCGCTCTGACCAGTCTGGCCACAGCCACGACGGGTACCGATCCTACCGGCGCGCTGGCTGTAGTCTCTGCCAAATAG
- a CDS encoding carboxymuconolactone decarboxylase family protein: MAIDTLIDALPSYAKDLKLNYSSLIRQNTELTPQQLWGTVVVSAIATRNDALTAAALEEAAKHLSAQALEAAKSAAAVMGMNNIYYRFLHLTSNEKYATLPAKLRMNALRTHGVEHVDFELWALAVSAINGCGKCVDSHEKVVREKGIGEEQILTIVRIASILHAIGTVLDTERVVAAETAAV, from the coding sequence ATGGCTATCGATACCCTGATTGATGCGCTGCCGTCCTACGCCAAGGACCTCAAGCTGAACTACTCCTCGCTCATCCGCCAGAACACCGAGCTCACCCCGCAGCAGCTCTGGGGTACGGTCGTTGTTTCGGCCATTGCCACCCGTAACGACGCGTTGACCGCGGCGGCTCTCGAAGAAGCGGCCAAGCATCTTTCCGCCCAGGCGCTCGAGGCTGCCAAGTCGGCTGCCGCGGTGATGGGCATGAACAATATCTACTACCGCTTCCTGCACCTCACCTCGAACGAGAAGTACGCGACCCTGCCCGCCAAGCTGCGTATGAACGCGCTGCGCACGCATGGCGTCGAGCATGTCGACTTCGAACTCTGGGCGCTGGCGGTTTCGGCCATCAACGGCTGCGGCAAGTGCGTCGATTCGCATGAGAAGGTCGTCCGCGAAAAGGGAATCGGTGAGGAGCAGATCCTTACCATCGTTCGCATTGCCTCGATCCTGCACGCGATCGGCACCGTCCTCGATACCGAGCGTGTAGTCGCAGCGGAAACAGCTGCCGTCTAA
- a CDS encoding peroxiredoxin — MLTVGEKFPSFNMTATVSTDQAKAFETITEQSYPGKWKVYFFWPKDFTFVCPTEIAAFGKINNEFADRDAQVLGGSTDSEFVHLAWRNNHADLKDLPFPMLSDIKRDLCEQLGILDLNAGVAQRATFIVDPENIIRFVYVTDLSVGRNPQEVLRVLDALQTDELCPCNWQKGEATLNA; from the coding sequence ATGCTTACAGTTGGCGAGAAGTTCCCCTCTTTCAACATGACGGCCACCGTCAGCACCGACCAGGCCAAGGCCTTCGAGACCATCACCGAGCAGAGCTATCCCGGCAAGTGGAAGGTCTACTTCTTCTGGCCCAAGGACTTCACCTTCGTCTGTCCGACCGAGATTGCAGCCTTCGGCAAGATCAACAACGAATTCGCCGATCGCGATGCCCAGGTCCTGGGTGGCAGCACCGACTCCGAGTTCGTGCACCTCGCGTGGCGCAACAACCATGCCGATCTGAAGGACCTGCCCTTCCCCATGCTCTCCGACATCAAGCGTGATCTCTGCGAGCAGCTCGGCATCCTCGACCTGAACGCCGGCGTTGCCCAGCGCGCCACCTTCATCGTCGATCCGGAGAACATCATCCGCTTCGTCTACGTCACCGACCTCTCGGTGGGCCGCAACCCCCAGGAAGTCCTCCGCGTACTCGACGCCCTCCAGACCGACGAGCTCTGCCCCTGCAACTGGCAGAAGGGCGAAGCCACCCTCAACGCGTAA